TGTTTGGTACACACACATCCTGACAGAGTTCCTCTGACTAATGAGAATCAGATCTATGGGTGGATTACACATTAACTCGGACAAAAAGCCGTGAGACTAATCTAGACAGGAAGCAGAGTGCAGGGTGGGTCACAATCCTGGATTCCCACTTCTTTTCACACATTTCAAACAAACTGTGCTGATCAAAGCACAGCACCTTCTTTTTTAAATGAGCAAGAAACAACTGCTATTCTTGATTTTCTTCAAGCGCTTTCAAAAGAAATCATTGCCTCACTTCCTGTGCTCCTGCCTTAGAAAGGTTTACAATGGGGTTAAGTGTGGTTTCTACTCAACACAGAAGTGAGATTAGTGACACAGAATTTTGATCCCCTCTTAAGTACTGAGTGAAGTAGGAAGATTTCTTTCAAAAGCACAAGACTAAGGCGCAGTAAGAACAGGTCTACACCGTTCTACTTTATAAACACAGCACTAAATAAATCAGAGGACTAGGGTCTGATTCCCCAGGCAGTTAACCACAGCATGATACACCTTGGGCAAGGCATCCTTCACTACATTCAGCCACATCTGTGTCAGGATCAGGTCAATTCCTAAGATCAATGGAATGGAAACTGAATATTCtagtttttaaaagaaacaacTAATAATGCAGTTACTCACCTTCGCACCTGGTGCTCTCCAAGACCTCAGTGATAAGAAACCTGACTTCAGAAGACACCTGAAGAAAATTCACACATTATTTACTTCCCAAACTGCTGTTCACGGGACGTGACGAGAGTGGAAGCCGAATCAGGGTCAAATCCTCTGTCaaagaagtgaaaaaaaaacaacaacagtgaaACTCTGAGTGACCTGCTtccaacaatctctctctctctctcactctctctctgtctcacactctctctgtctgtcgcCCCTCCTACATTCTTCCTGTGCTCTGGCTTGTCACTAAAGCTACTGCCTGCGTTTCTGactctgctgttgctgctgttcGGACTTGGTGTGTCCAGGTTTTAACTTGTCGTTGTCATGGTGTTTGTGCTGTCAGGTATTTGCAAAAACCGACTAGAAGGCAGGGCCAAACGTAGCTATTTTTTCAAGACCTGAGGCTAGAATTTTCCCCTCAGCCCTGCCTTTCACTTACAGTAAGTAtgtgcagtacacacacacacacacacacactcacacacacacacacttatgaaGCTGACACTGAGCTATGTTCAAACTTCTGAtacataaactgaaataaagcaCACTTTTGCTACGTTTAACAACGTAATCTACCGAAATCCATCAGATCAAACACTAGTAAATAtgcttaactttttttcccacattatatttacacattaaaccaaattcatacagaaatatatttgtttggGGCTCTCGTCCATGCTGAGCTTCTTaataattacattcattcattgtctgtaacctccgggtgactgtgaggagtgtggtgtgttctctctgtgtctgcgtgggtttcctccgggtgactgtctgtgaggagtgtggtgtgttctctctgtgtctgtgtaggtttcctccgggtgactgtctgtgaggagtgtggtgtgttctctctgtgtctgcgtgggtttcctccgggtgactgtctgtgaggagtgtggtgtgttctccctgtgtctgcgtgggtttcctccgggtgactgtctgtgaggagtgtggtgtgttctctctgtgtctgcatgggtttcctccgggtgactgtctgtgaggagtgtggtgtgttctctctgtgtctgtgtgggtttcctccgggttgactgtctgtgaggagtgtggtgtgttctccctgcgtctgcgtgggtttcctccgggtgaccgtctgtgaggagtgtggtgtgttctctttgcgtctgcgtgggtttcctccaggtgactgtctgtgaggagtgtggtgtgttctccctgtgtctgcgtgggtttcctccgggtgactgtctgtgaggagtatggtgtgttctccctgtgtctgcgtgggtttcctccgggtgactgtctgtgaggagtgtggtgtgttctccctgtgtctgtgtgggtttcctccgggtgactgtctgtgaggagtatggtgtgttctccctgtgtctgcgtgggtttcctccgggtgctctggtttcctcccactctccaaaaacacttgttggtaggcggattggagactcaaaaatgtccgtaggtgtgagtgaatgtcgccctgtgaaggaatggtgccccatccagggtgtgttcctgccgtgtgcccagtgattccgagtaacCTTCagacccaccctgaactggataagggttacagacaataaatgagtGTTTGTGATTATTCTTTTACAAATATTGTCACATCTCTGATACAAtcatttacaataaatacattattaataatatatatatataaaccctgtGAACCACCTCCAAGTGGAGACTCCATTATTCAAAACTCCAAAACTCACTTAACTTTGAATACAATATTATTCCCAAGAACACATCAAACCAGTCACATGCTTTTACAGCTTTTTCCTGACGGATGTCATAAACAATGTGAACTGTAAAagctgtagagtcagagacagtagctcatctgtcgctgcacagtgtgtgtcgctcgtcctctagtccttcatcagtgacacaggacgctgtcggctggatgtttttggtcggtggactgttctcagtccagacactgaggggtttaaaaactccagcagcactgctgtgtctgatccactctacaccagcacaacacacattaacacaccaccagagTGGTAGGAGGCTAACATCTTTTTTGCAGCGCAATAGACAGCTACAGACTGTAAATGTAGAATATAAAGTGCTCTTCTATCCATCTATCGTTGATCGCTTACCATTTTCAAACTtaatttttatagtttttttttttatatataaaatcattcattcattcattcattatctgtaacccttatccaattcagggtcgcggtgggtccagagccttgggcgcaatgcgggaatacacccaggagggggcgccagtccttcacagggcaacacaaacacacacacacacttttgagtcgccaatccacctaccaacgtgtgtttttggactgcgggaggaaaccggaacacccggaggaaacccgcgcggacacggggagaacacaccacactcctcacagacagtcacccggaggaaacccacacagacacagggagaacacaccacactcctcacagacagtcacccggaggaaacccgcgcggacacggggagaacacaccacactcctcacagacagtcacccggaggaaacccacacagacacagggagaacacaccacactcctcacagacagtcacccggagcgggaatcgaacccacaacctccaggcccctggagctgtgtgactgtgacacctacctgctgctacACCGtgcccccctttttttttttataaaatgacagttgtaTACTATAGttgccataaaatgacaaaatgtttaaatttttaaatacatttataccacacacacacacacacacacatttttagacATATTTACATTATCAATCGCTCATAAAAACACCACTGAAAAATCCACTTTTTTTATagttctttattttaataaataatttctgaaacaAAGAAATGTGGAGCATGATGCAGAAATAAAAAGGCACTTAAAAATAACGcagtctgtgaggcgtgtggtttCAAAGGGTTAACAGCATTTAAAAAGGCAGGAAGATTACAGGTCCTTCTCATTAACACTGATCTTTAACGATGCAGTCATTGAAGTTTGACTGCACCTTTCCCGGCCtgagttcaggaccaaaccaaGTTAGGTTTCAGACGACAGGAAAAAACACAAGGAAAAGTTCAATACAAAGTCAGCGTAAAGTAAGTCCACAATCGGTGGGTAACAGACAGGACATTCACAACAAGGCTGCTCAAAGTCACAGAAGGCGGTATATATTTGGCTTCATGTGGTCGAGAGGAATTAGGAACCTGAGTTTAATCCTCAAATCAGAGTTATTATAACCCATCAGTACTGTACAATAAAGGCTTTGTTTACGTTCTTATCAAGCATTAATTACGTCTTTCCGAACACGTTCTGAAAGGAAACCTTACTGTGGTTTATGGCCCTGAGATGCTCACGTATTTTGCGACTGAttgatttacaaataaaacaaaacaaacagggtCTAGTCTGCTCCAGAACAGCTGCGAGGACCTCAGGTCAGCGATGAGCTGCTAGGCACACTGTCGCCGCAGATTTTGGCTTTTTATTGGACGATGAATTAAACTGGTGTTTGGAATGATTGGCCCGACTTCACGTATAaacttgaaaaataaataaacaaaacaaccgGAAAAAGGTGTGAGGGCATCTCCGAAACATATCCACAGAAAGCTGACAGTTGTAGACTTCCTAATCACATCCAAACACCACCACAGCCCGACATCTGTTCTCTGGAGCGGTTCTTAAACAAAATGCTCAAGGAACCCAATAGTTTGCTCTATTCCAGCTCCAAACAGACAATACGCATGTGAATATATCTAGATAGGAGCTGGCTAGGGGTCCCCGAGGACTGGAAACATCATCTCCAGAAGAaaacagcaccacacacaccctccagcCAGTGGCCAGCTACATGCTACATGCTACACTGGTGATGAAGAGCACCATTCACGAACCAGTGAAACTCTCCAAAACAGTCACCGTCAAAAATAACTGTCGTTGTCGGCATTGATAGGGTTAAATATAATGCATTTTCATTGATTAGATCTAAGCCAGTGTTTTGCACTAAAGGCTCCCCATCTCTGGGTTTACACCATCTATCTTTAAAACTCTGAACAAACCTGACTCGACATGATAGGCTTTGAAATCCATTAACACCATGTTTCGGTCCTGGCCTCATGTACGGATCACTGCTCTCCCTGCTCCAACACCTCGTGTAACTCGCGGTGACCGCAAACGACACGCTGAGCTGAGTCTGAAGGGTTTGaagcagaaagaaaacaaaaaactagGATGCCGTGCAGGACCAGGACGGAGAAACACTGTTAGCATTAAAACGTCTCTTATTCAAAAGGCACAACTCACACAGTAAATGATCAAAGCCAGTCACGAGGCAACAGCacgcagaaaaaacaaaacaaagtcaaAATTCCACAATAAAAAGTATAAACACACTGTACAGAATGCatagaaatacagattaataAAACAACGTAGTTGTGGAAAAGGCACAGCTAACAAAacgtgattttaaaaaaaaaaaaacaacaacatgaacaTGAACCTCCTCGTCCTTTTCTCCTGAATTCATTTGCATACAGTGTTTGAGACGGACGGCTTCGTCCTTCACTTCCCCTCGTATTTGGGATTGACCACCGTGGTCACGGCACTCTTGTAGATGGGGTTCTCACCctgtaaaagaaaataacaagaaaaacactgaataaCACTGACATTGGGAAAGAACGATGAGATTAGGGCAATTCACAGCACTCTTTGGGGTCAGCGTTAGAGAAAGCCGTGGGGAACTTTGAAAAGGAACAAGCGAGATGTTCTGGTGGGAAGCACGTTTCACTCTACGTTTCCTCAGATCAGACGAACAACCTGTAACAGCTACGCACAAGGGTTCTGAAACTGAGAAAGCAGAAACATATTCATAGAACTAGCTGATGAAATACAGTCACCCCAGCTGTAAGAAGACTGCACATCTCTGACCACATCTGCGCAGACTGGGCTCTTGGTCACGGCAGTAGTAGAGCGTCATGCCCTGGGTGCAGTTAGAAGAGACATCCGCCTCTGACATGTAATGCGTTTAAAGCAGTTTCCCAGTCATTTCTTGCACATCTTGATTATTCGGCAAAACTAACAACTTGCTAAATATTATGCTGCTTTTTAATGCTTTACTCTAGGGCTTCAACTTATTAAACTATTAATTTCCACATCCATTAATTTATCAATATTTTCCCACCTGGTTTAAAGCTGGCTCCCTTTTTTTGAAGCTACATTGCCACAGATAAGAGGCACTCTACGTAAGTAGGACCCAGCAGAACACGTCTCGAGTCAAAGAATCAGTCCGTTTGGAACCGACTCCCCTCCTCATGGCGTGTGAATAAGATCATATTTAAAGTGAGAAGATTGAAATAtttagagaggggagggggggtcCACAGCAGTACTCTCAGTTCTAGCCATAACCTGGGTCTGTTTATGCCTCCTGCATTTGGACTAAGCATCAAAACAGCTGCGCATGCCCAGAGCGAGTATTTATCCGTCTCACTACCAAATAACAACAGTGAATTAATAAAGAAACACATTGCCAACATTCCTGattattaatgttgttgttggaGCATTGTTTGGCCAATATTCTCCATCTCTTGTTACACCAGACCAGATGAAATGGCTGTATCACCAGTAAGGCTCACTTTTATTTCGGTGTGAGATACTCGGTCTTCAGTGTGAATTTCTCTTTGCGTGTTAGCCACAGCTTGTGAAAACCACGGCCACAATCGCTGGCGCTTTATCGCTTAAGTTTAACCCAGCTTCCTCTTTGAATATGTACAACGTGCAATGCTTTCTCACACCATTAAAGACAGACGGGATGTTGACTGAGCAAAGCCTGTGCAGATGATATAAACCTCCTGTTATAAGATTCACTTCTTCAGATTCATTTCCAGTGTTTATTCTAATGTCAAAATGCATCGAAATAACTCTAAAACTCTAAAAGAGCTTGAGCACAACGCcgcaatgtatttttttttagtcaaAACACTCAAAAGGCAAACAACTTTCAGATGCAAATTACTGTGTATTATTTTCATCCTCCTCAAACGCCCAAGTCCCCAACACTCCACTTCGACACAGAGCACCTGTGTTAGTCGTTAAAGTGAAGGTCAGCCACAGGAGCAGAAAGACAAGAGCATGCAGACAGAGTGTGAGACAGACAGGTTTGAGCAGTAGAGTACAGACTCTGGCTTAGAGTGCCCCGCCTTTGCGTCCATAACTTGGATTCTGGAACTTATTAATAGGGCTCTTGTAAATGGGGTTCTCTTGCTGAAGGAGAGAACAGGAGAATTGGAAAAACAGgatagaaagagacagaaaaagaaaacaaaaatggtaAGGGAGGGTAAGGATGTAAAGATAAGACAGAATCAAATACTTCCCTGTCATTGAGATTGATATATAACTGAATTTATTAACGGATCATTCAAGACTAACCCATGTGTGAGCACTGTACCCTCAGCCCTCAGCCTCAACACCTACGCATCCTTTCTGTGATTTTATCTGTGAATGTTATTTCACTACAACACCCAGCTCAGACTACACAAATACATACCTTTGGAAAGCATTACCTCTGTGTTTCTTGGTAAATTACTTGTCATTCCACGTAATTGAGATAAATACCTGGCAAtttattaagcccaatttatacttctgcgtcgACGTGAACCCTACACTGTAGCCTAAGGCATAGCCTGATGCTCACTTCTCCAGCAACGATCGGACGGACATAGTACTAGAACCTGTTCTCCACGCTATAGAGACAGCAGACAACAGCTAATTCACagtgagagatttcctcagacatggtgcgcttcagggatgaataaaaatgttaaactctctgagaaaaaaatataaaacaatgagAAACATGTGGGAAAAACATTCCATTTTCTATTAGTTTCTTTCCAAGCACCTAATGTAAACtctgctgtgtcccaaacaacgacctactccctaaatattgcactttaaagatttataaaaaataattctaCTACACTGTGTAGAGGATGTTTTAGATTCACaccctagtggtgtggcggtGTAACTGCAGAGTGGCGCAGacacaaatacagaaaaataaacgCTCATAACGGAGTAAGCTCCGCGTTGAGTCAAAGCAGAAGTATAAATCGGCCTTAACAGCAACGGGTGCTGCGCCTTCATTCGCAGAACATCCCACGAGATTTCTGATCTTTCTGACTAGGGTCAAAGAACTCTTAGCCACTGCTAAACGCCCAGATTAGGAGCACTAAATTGtacttaaaaatacatataaacaaacatacagTGTCCCACTTAGCGTTCATCTTCTCCTTCTCAAACTTGGCGAATTCTCTGCGGTCGTGAATGATCATGAGCAGTTTCCAGATCAGAAGCAGGACCAGGCCGATCAGAACGATGCCGGCAACTAAACCCACTACAATGGGGATGATCTCAGGACCAGCTGGGCATTCTGGGAACATATAAAGGAAGGCAATGTTAGCACAGtgtggtttttattttaaaagtaattaTTTTCCATGGATTTACTGAACACAGGGGTTTCTCCAGGATTGGTTTCAACAGCGGTTCATCACTTGGTATCAGTTTACTTCCATTGAGCCATTTTTGAGCTGAAAGCTGTACATTGCTAGGATTGTGACGTGGCCTCAGTGTTTGTTAATAAAAGTGTCAGAGTGGGTTTGTAACGGCTGGGTGGTGGGCCACAGGCTTGACGTCACTTTGCGAAttttcttttcaactttaaagcAAACTTAACATTAGCTACGTCAATCCTCCTCTCgctcttttctcctctccctGAATCCCTcgtttcaaattaaaagccctctgctGAGGTTTGTACTTGGGGTTTCTACACATTGCAGGTTAGATAACAGAGGAAACTCAGGTTAGATAACAAGAGGAAAATCCATTAAACACTAAATTCACTGTCCCACTCACCTGGCTCTTCCACCACATACACTTCAACAGTGTCGTTTTTGGTGGCATAAGTAAAGAAGAACCAGCAGTCGTTGGCGTCACGCTCTTTACAGTGAGTGAGGTAGGGCTGACTGTTCGGCTGTGGAAGGTCCTCCTTCTTCTTCACTATTTTTGGAGTGAAATGGCATTTTTCGTCACAGTTGTCTTTATACTCTCCCGTTTTAAAGGCGCGGCACTGCACACAGGGTCTGTACAGAGCAAAGGTTAACATTCAGCAAAAGTAAGCAGAAGGAAAGCACGTAAATGTCACAGAGCAGAACTATAGtcgctaaaaataaactgtGCGTTTTACAGTTATTGATTGTACTGTTGTCAGTGAGCAACTCATTTACGACGGCCTCGTTTGCCGCTTTGGTCTGGACTTACTTGTGCTCAGTGCAGACTCCAGGGCACGTGGGGCAGATTTCACAGGTTGGACCCTGGAACTTTTGGTCATTGcatttacacacaccacactcacagtcCCCACGACCATTACAGATCTGTCCATTGCTGGCAATACAGGACTGGGTGTTCAAGGAACAGTCGCAGGCGCTGCCTGTGTAGTTGGCATCGCAGACACACCGTCTGCACACACACTGGCCATGACCTGGTACAGAGAAAACACTAGATTAGCATTATATCTGCAGGGAAGTGTAACTGCTTATATCTGGCTGATTTCACAAATGTAACAGCGGTTGATTATTAAACGACTGATCTTTAAACCTACCTCCACAAAGTAAATTGTTGGAGCGATCACAGTTGAAGTTGTCACACTCACAGAACTTCCCCTCATACCTCTCCAACGGGTTATCTCTCTTTTTGCATTCACATGTTCCACAGATGCAGTCTCCGTTGTTGCTGCAGACTTCGGTGCCATTGTCCGCGCGGCAGTTTGCGTCCAGATCCTCTGTCCTGACATCATCTTTGCTACATTCACAAACTCTACCAATACGCCCCTCGTTACACCTGGGAAAACAATGTAAGAATCACCCACCACTGACCGCACAGGAAAACCCAAGTGTGTATTTGACGGTGCGCTCTCCTACCTGCACGCTCCACACTCAAGGGTTCCATTTCCAAAGTGACATTCTGGACTGTTGGGGACACCAGCTGAGTGACATTGACATTCGCAGATGAAGTTCAAGACGATCACAACCTCCTCAGTGAATCCCAGTGGTTTGATTTTTATGGTCTCTGATTTACCTTCAGATGGACAGCCCTTAGCAGTTATGGATACATCAAAGGTTACCTGCAAGGGAATGTTGCCACATATGACATTTCTGTATCGCAATCTCCAAGAGCAATCAAACAAATCAGAAAATTGCCCTCTTAGAGAAAGCAGCATTCATTAACTGAAATAATTTGTCAGTATTAATTTTTCTCTGATTTTGACCTGATCACCAATGGAGATGTTGGAGCACTTTCTTCCGTTGTCTCCAGTCTCGCTCACTCCATTCTTACAGTGGGACACATATGAAATGGACACTCCCTCAGGCAGCTTGCTGTTCTCCAGGATCACTTCAGATGACAAAGACTGAGACAGAATTATAGATAGGATTTATAGTAATGTTCACACTTGCTCATGTTACACAATGTCTCAAATTAAGGCTACAGTATCAGATGAACCAGGAAAGAGACCACAGAACTTTATTTGGCACTACTCACATTGTAAGCATCAATAATAAGCTTGATAACATTGCTGGAGTTTGCAGACAG
This window of the Hoplias malabaricus isolate fHopMal1 chromosome Y, fHopMal1.hap1, whole genome shotgun sequence genome carries:
- the LOC136677751 gene encoding integrin beta-1-like translates to MVVKVVLVAVLLGLFSLCTAQIDGNDCTKASAQSCGECIQVGEKCGWCSAEKFLKQGESKSARCDEINALIEKKCPVEKIENPRGSYIANKNKTVTDRKKDSADKQDPADITQIQPQKLTVNLRAGEPQKFELKFKRAEDYPIDLYYLMDLSFSMQDDLENVKNLGTDLMREMQSITSDFRIGFGSFVEKTVMPYISTTPAKLLNPCAAGQNCTSPFSYKNVLSLTKDGQQFNSLVSRQQISGNLDSPEGGFDAIMQVAVCGEHIGWRNVTRLLVFSTDAGFHFAGDGKLGGIVLPNDGKCHLKDNMYTMSHYYDYPSIAHLVQKLSENNIQTIFAVTEEFQPVYKELKNLIPKSAVGTLSANSSNVIKLIIDAYNSLSSEVILENSKLPEGVSISYVSHCKNGVSETGDNGRKCSNISIGDQVTFDVSITAKGCPSEGKSETIKIKPLGFTEEVVIVLNFICECQCHSAGVPNSPECHFGNGTLECGACRCNEGRIGRVCECSKDDVRTEDLDANCRADNGTEVCSNNGDCICGTCECKKRDNPLERYEGKFCECDNFNCDRSNNLLCGGHGQCVCRRCVCDANYTGSACDCSLNTQSCIASNGQICNGRGDCECGVCKCNDQKFQGPTCEICPTCPGVCTEHKPCVQCRAFKTGEYKDNCDEKCHFTPKIVKKKEDLPQPNSQPYLTHCKERDANDCWFFFTYATKNDTVEVYVVEEPECPAGPEIIPIVVGLVAGIVLIGLVLLLIWKLLMIIHDRREFAKFEKEKMNAKWDTGENPIYKSAVTTVVNPKYEGK